In Lotus japonicus ecotype B-129 chromosome 5, LjGifu_v1.2, one genomic interval encodes:
- the LOC130716988 gene encoding uncharacterized protein LOC130716988, translating into MWDRVLSEEEIRGTSNVGIPTKITKELFAHKPTEIEVILPDGTWTKWGITWHDMFPTKGTFDQGWQEFHNQEFDNTCLVGGEHHFIMWKRNEENTYCVQVDHWLSKREHDQQQN; encoded by the exons ATGTGGGATAGAGTCCTGTCTGAAGAAGAAATCAGGGGAACATCAAATGTT GGCATTCCTACAAAAATAACTAAGGAGTTGTTTGCACACAAGCCTACAGAAATTGAGGTTATACTTCCAGATGGAACCTGGACAAAATGGGGGATTACTTGGCATGATATGTTCCCAACAAAAGGAACATTTGATCAAGGGTGGCAGGAATTTCATAATCAAGAATTTGATAACACATGCTTAGTGGGAGGAGAACATCACTTCATCATGTGGAAGAGGAATGAAGAAAACACTTATTGTGTCCAAGTTGACCACTG GCTTTCGAAGAGAGAACATGATCAGCAGCAGAACTAA
- the LOC130719871 gene encoding uncharacterized protein LOC130719871, with translation MRISECFSVVSGIWISFDTHKSNFHAFFASDTFLTFLFYLKILGVMDKSWIKKPRNTLEYHRGLNGFLDFAFEHSSSEGTIICPCDKCGFKKWKTRPEVFDHLICKPFPETYTFWCDHGETLLGESVSGPPNIQESIVDEDVMPHTVIEDPMQNMLKDAFGFSRMDDNEEHSPSSTEHGDEGGGGMPERQYGASGAKEFYDLLQDGEQPLYEGCTKFSKLSFLVKLYHIKCLCGVSDKEMGMIIELLHEAFEHANIPASGYEAKKVINKLGLKYTKIHACPNDCMLYWGEDEDREKCKTCGTSRWEPCGKTNASASRFISTKSRKKLPAKVMRYFPLIPRLKRMFMSSKTAKSMVWHDEVNNNDGMMRHPRDSEAWKEFDRTHQNFAKDPRNVRLALASDGFNPFGSLKSIYSIWPLILIPYNTPPWMCMKPTNYILSTVIPGKRAPGNDIDIYMQPLIEELKVLWETGVETYDASRNEVFMMRACLLWTISDFPGLGVLSGWNTYTGLACPSLNFDSIPLRLPFSKKWCFMGHRRFLSKGHKFRLNKIHLFNGKIEDRDPPKALSGSDILEQVRNVEVTFGKPPEPEDKIKRTRGKKRKKQTKKPTQQWKKRSILFQLPYWEFNKLRHNLDVMHIEKNVCDNILFTLINDKEKRKDHAEARKDLRAMGIKRELWPPDDGSKFPAALFTLSKEEISVMLSTLKDITVPDGYSSNISRCVDLVQHKLFGLKSHDSHILMEQLLPLSIRNVLPVQVATVIVDLCTFFKLLCAKVLDHGELDKLKEQIVLTLCQLEMLFPPSFFTVMVHLMVHLPDEAKLGGPVHYRWMYPIERFLGKLKSYVRNQAQPEGSIAEGWISEEILTFCSRYLDNEIETRFNRGGRVDDYPYESSSLLFPNVGKPVGGSSYFTLTEREWLQAHRHVEFRIITKRRLRSRTRSSTEIEKEVHRGFVEWFRRRIMNDSSIAHSDDICALAQGPLQQARRFTAYNVNGYKF, from the exons ATGAGGATTAGTGAATGCTTTAGTGTTGTTAGTGGAATCTGGATTAGTTTTGACACACATAAGAGTAATTTTCATGCTTTCTTTGCTTCTGATACTTTCCTGACCTTCCTCTTCTATCTGAAGATTCTTGGTGTGATGGATAAATCATGGATTAAAAAGCCACGCAAcacacttgagtatcatcgagGATTAAATGGTTTTTTAGACTTTGCCTTTGAACACAGTTCTTCTGAGGGTACAATTATATGTCCGTGTGATAAATGTGGTTTTAAGAAGTGGAAGACTCGACCAGAAGTCTTTGACCACTTAATATGTAAACCGTTTCCTGAAACTTACACATTCTGGTGTGACCATGGGGAGACTTTATTGGGGGAATCAGTTTCTGGTCCACCTAATATTCAAGAGAGCATTGTAGATGAAGATGTTATGCCACATACAGTAATTGAAGACCCAATGCAGAATATGTTAAAGGATGCTTTTGGATTCTCTAGAATGGATGATAATGAAGAACACTCTCCATCATCAACAGAACATGGTGATGAAGGTGGAGGAGGCATGCCTGAACGACAATATGGGGCAAGTGGTGCTAAAGAATTTTATGATTTACTTCAAGATGGAGAGCAACCATTGTATGAAGGATGTACAAAGTTCTCAAAATTGTCCTTCTTGGTGAAATTATATCACATTAAGTGTTTGTGTGGAGTTAGTGACAAAGAAATGGGTATGATCATTGAATTGCTACATGAAGCCTTCGAACATGCGAATATCCCCGCATCGGGTTATGAGGCTAAAAAAGTCATCAACAAGCTTGGTCTTAAGTACACCAAGATACATGCATGCCCTAATGATTGTATGTTATATTGgggtgaagatgaagatagagAGAAATGTAAAACATGTGGGACATCTAGGTGGGAGCCATGTGGTAAAACAAATGCAAGTGCTTCTCGATTCATTTCTACAAAGTCCCGAAAGAAGCTACCCGCAAAAGTTATGCGGTACTTCCCGTTGATCCCAAGGTTAAAAAGGATGTTCATGTCTTCAAAAACGGCTAAGAGTATGGTTTGGCATGATGAGGTAAATAACAATGATGGGATGATGAGGCATCCAAGAGACTCCGAGGCTTGGAAGGAATTTGATCGGACACATCAAAATTTTGCAAAAGACCCTCGAAATGTACGATTGGCTTTAGCAAGTGATGGATTCAATCCCTTTGGATCTTTAAAATCCATTTATAGTATCTGGCCTCTAATTCTGATTCCATACAATACTCCTCCATGGATGTGTATGAAGCCAACCAACTATATTCTTTCAACTGTGATTCCTGGAAAGCGCGCGCCGGGTAATGATATTGACATCTACATGCAACCTCTTATAGAGGAGTTGAAAGTGTTGTGGGAAACAGGTGTTGAAACGTATGATGCTTCAAGGAATGAAGTGTTCATGATGCGAGCATGCCTATTATGGACCATTAGTGACTTTCCTGGTCTCGGGGTGCTTTCCGGATGGAACACATATACCGGGCTTGCTTGTCCATCTCTTAACTTTGATTCAATTCCTCTTCGTCTTCCATTTAGTAAAAAGTGGTGTTTCATGGGTCATCGACGCTTTTTGTCTAAAGGACACAAGTTTCGGTTGAATAAAATTCACCTTTTTAATGGAAAAATTGAGGATAGGGATCCACCAAAAGCATTATCAGGCTCTGATATTTTGGAGCAAGTACGTAATGTGGAAGTCACATTTGGCAAACCCCCAGAACCAGAAGACAAGATAAAGAGAACTCgtgggaagaagaggaagaagcaaACGAAGAAACCAACTCAACAATGGAAAAAGAGGAGTATATTGTTTCAACTTCCATATTGGGAGTTTAATAAGTTGCGACACAATTTAGACGTCATGCATATCGAAAAGAATGTGTGCGACAATATACTCTTCACATTAATAAATgacaaagaaaagagaaaagatcATGCAGAGGCTCGAAAAGACTTGCGTGCAATGGGTATAAAAAGAGAACTTTGGCCACCTGATGATGGGAGTAAGTTCCCTGCTGCTTTGTTTACACTATCGAAGGAAGAGATAAGTGTTATGTTGAGCACCTTAAAAGATATTACCGTACCAGATGGCTACTCAAGCAACATTTCTAGATGTGTTGACCTAGTTCAGCACAAGCTCTTTGGTTTGAAAAGCCACGATTCTCATATATTGATGGAGCAATTGCTACCCCTGTCGATTAGGAATGTGCTACCTGTCCAAGTTGCTACAGTGATTGTTGACTTATGcacatttttcaagctattatGTGCCAAAGTGTTGGACCATGGTGAACTAGACAAGCTTAAGGAACAAATTGTTCTCACACTATGTCAATTGGAAATGTTGTTTCCTCCATCATTCTTCACAGTTATGGTTCACCTTATGGTGCATCTACCCGATGAAGCCAAACTCGGAGGACCAGTGCATTACCGGTGGATGTATCCCATAGAAAG GTTCTTGGGGAAATTGAAGTCATATGTGCGTAACCAAGCACAACCTGAAGGCTCGATAGCAGAAGGTTGGATCTCTGAAGAGATACTTACATTTTGTTCAAGATACTTGGACAATGAAATTGAGACAAGATTCAATCGCGGAGGTCGTGTTGACGATTATCCGTACGAGTCTTCATCACTTTTATTTCCCAATGTAGGCAAACCTGTTGGAGGTTCATCTTATTTCACTTTGACAGAGAGAGAATGGCTACAAGCACATCGCCATGT GGAATTTAGAATTATCACAAAAAGGAGATTAAGGTCTCGAACAAGGTCGTCAACTGAGATTGAGAAGGAAGTTCATCGTGGCTTTGTGGAATGGTTTAGGCGTCGT ATTATGAATGATAGTTCTATTGCACACTCTGATGATATTTGTGCCCTCGCGCAAGGCCCGCTTCAACAAGCCAGAAGGTTTACTGCATATAATGTTAATGGATATAAATTCTGA
- the LOC130720390 gene encoding probable protein S-acyltransferase 15 produces the protein MMKGKRFVSLPVLAVLLLMLFVYYTTIFIFLHDWLSLHTSPGTLNASIFTLFASLTIFSFFVCVLTDPGHVPSSYVPDVEARDSNSHQFAKDNAERKKCDKCFAYKPPRTHHCRVCRRCILKMDHHCLWINNCVGYWNYKAFFVFVSYATIASLYSMVIFISCVFQKDWQPIKESSLKIYYVFYGVMITALTITLLTLSGWHVYLILHNMTTIEYYEGIRAKWLAMKSGQSYRHTFNLGAYKNITLILGPNMLTWLCPTAVGHLKDGVSFPASREN, from the exons ATGATGAAGGGGAAGAGATTTGTATCTCTACCAGTGTTGGCAGTGTTGTTGTTGATGCTTTTTGTGTATTACACTacaatcttcatcttcctccatgATTGGCTCAGTTTACACACCTCACCTGGAACCTTGAATGCCTCCATCTTCACCCTCTTCGCCTCTCTCaccattttctctttctttgttTGCGTCCTCACTGACCCGGGTCATGTTCCTTCTTCCTACGTTCCTGATGTTGAGGCCAGAGATTCCAATTCCCATCAATTTGCCAAAGAT AATGCAGAACGGAAGAAATGTGACAAGTGCTTTGCATACAAGCCTCCGAGGACTCATCATTGCAGGGTCTGTAGAAGGTGTATTCTGAAAATG GATCATCACTGCTTGTGGATAAATAATTGTGTTGGTTATTGGAATTATAaagcattttttgtttttgtatcaTATGCCACCATAGCAAGTCTTTATTCTATG GTTATATTTATAAGCTGCGTGTTTCAGAAGGACTGGCAACCCATTAAGGAGAGTTCTCTTAAGATCTATTAT GTCTTTTATGGAGTGATGATTACGGCCTTGACTATAACGCTTTTAACTCTGTCTGGATGGCATGTCTACCTTATCCTTCATAATATGACAACAATAGAG TATTATGAAGGAATTCGTGCAAAATGGCTGGCTATGAAGTCTGGGCAGAGCTACCGGCATACATTCAATCTTGGTGCATACAAAAATATTACTCTG ATTTTAGGTCCAAACATGTTGACATGGTTATGTCCCACTGCAGTCGGCCATCTCAAGGATGGAGTTAGCTTCCCCGCATCACGCGAAAATTGA